The genomic DNA GCACAGATggcctcccctcctctcctcccgcCACCAGAGCTTCTGGGACGGCTACCTGCCGCTGTGAGAGGATGGAAATGTTTTGTACCTGGTTGCTTGTTGGTTTCTAAAACTACTGAAATAACTCGCAGCTCTGTGCTCGATTTTATCTAGAAGTGCAATCTGTTTACATTAAGTGTCTAATTGTCAAGTTTTTCTTGGCCGTCCAAATGCTCTATTAATTGCTTTATTAACATGGAATACGATCCATTTTCTCACTATTAGCAGTCTCATCCTAGGTGGATTGGTACACACCCACACCATCCTTTATTAGCACCCAACACCCACTCCCAAATTCATGTCATCCATATGGAAATATTAAATCCCTTCCCCTTAGTTTTGTGATGGCTGACCCTTATGTGTGTCGGTGCAAGGAGTCCTCGAGGGAGCCAGCACCTGGCTCCGGGGCTTGCCTCTGTGACTTCCCTTACACTCTAATGGTCCTAGACCTgatgtcctcatttgtaaaatgaggagattgaaccaAAAGACACGTAAGACCTTTTTCCATTTCGTCTGTGATCCGCTTTcccagtgctttttttttttttaaattctggggGTTGCCTACCCAAATTggactatttctttctttgtgattGATTGATAGCTATTGTTTCCTTGATAACCCTCTTGAAAAATGGGACATCAGCAAAACTGTCTCCCAGTAGAGCTTTCTGGCATGCTCCTCTGGAACAGAAAATAATCTACTCATGTCATCTCCAGGCACAGTAATGATCCAACTTTAGCTTAAGAGAGACAACACATGGCTGGGTGTGCACATGCGGACTTTTGAAAACCCTTCTGGGGCCTCTTGTGTGACTGACCATTCCTCCCTGTTGTCACCTCTCCTTGCCTTCATGGCCCTTCTAATGAAGTCTTGCCACCCCCTCACCCCGAGGGGACCAAAGTCCAGGCCATGGGGCCCTCTGGGGAGGGGCCTGGGGGAAGGCAGAAAGGTTAATGTTACATACAACCCTAGGGCTAAGGGGAGGACTGCAACCCTTAGTGGAAATTTGGCTAGAAATAGCAAATGCAACATTGACTGTCTTTGGTGAATGTGGAATGGGGACTCATCTGGAGTGGGTGACCCTAGGacctttccctcctcccactccagGAACTGCGTCTGTGATAGCAGAAGCTGTTCTTCCTTGACTTCCCCTAAAGGGACCTGTTGTCCTCTCTGTGCTTTGATGTGTGAGGGTCTGAGAGACTCAGACCTACCAGAAAGGAGACCACTCCTCTCCGTATCATTCTTCCCCAAGCCTTCCCCTTGGGCTGTTCTTTGGTCCAAGGGGACCCTGGGAGAGAGGGTCAGAAAACAAGCACTAAGAAAAGGGGAGCCTAAACTAACGGAACACAAGGCCATCTTCCCAGGTCACAGTACTTGCAGTTTTGTGTGAGGAGGATCGGTGAACAAGACTGCCCCGGACTAGAGAGTTCTAGGGAAATTTTTGGCATCCCCATTGTGGAGGGGGTGAATGAGTCTTTGGGACAACATGGCCAGAGAGACTCCCTCTGCCCCCTTACATCATACCCTTAGACCGACAACTAGAGTTGTGAGAGGAGTTAGTGCTGGGCTCCCAAGTGTGCTGAAAATGTTGGTGGGTCTCCCATGCCTCTCAACAGACGGCCTGGTGATCCCCTTGGTGGAGTTGTCGGCGAAGCAGGTGGCATTCCACATCCCGTTTGAAGTGGTGGAGAAGGTCTACCCCCCAGTGCCCGAGCAGCTACAACTACGGATCGCCTTCTGGAGCTTCCCTGAGAATGAAGAGGACATACGGTACAGGACTGAcaggcgggggtggggggagggcagggTGCTTGCTGTGGGGACCCTGCTCAATTGTGTCCTGCTTTTCCTCCCAGGCTGTATTCGTGCCTGGCTAATGGTAGTGCAGATGAATTCCAGCGTGGGGAACAGCTGTTCCGAATGAGAGCTGTGAAGGATCCGCTACAAATAGGTATGGACAAATGGTGAAGTTTGTTTGGGGGGTGGAGCTGGGAAGCCACTGCCCGGCCCCCCCCATAACTTGTGCTCCCCTCCCTCCTTGTCCTGGCAGGGTTTCACCTGAGTGCCACAGTGGTACCCCCTCAGATGGTTCCCCCTAAGGGTGCCTACAATGTGGCCGTGATGTTTGACCGATGCCGGGTCACCTCCTGCAGCTGCACCTGTGGGGCTGGGGCCAAGTGGTGCACCCACGTTGTGGCACTTTGCCTCTTCCGGATTCACAATGTGAGAGCCCTCTCTGAATGCCCCCTACTCCCTCCTTCGACCTTCTTCTTGgctggtcttttttttctttcccacccCCATCCTAGCTTACTCATTTCACTGTTGCTGGGACCTTTAGAATTAGGCAGGTCTAAACCTATTAGACCTGTCTCATCTTTGTTTTAGCCTCCCCTTGCTCTCCTTGCTTTTCCCAACAAATCTTGTGTCTTCCTTGCAGGCTTCGGCAGTTTGTCTCCGGGCTCCTGTCTCAGAATCCCTGTCTCGACTCCAGAGGGATCAGCTGCAGAAGTTTGCCCAGTATCTCATCAGTGAGCTCCCTCAGCAGGTCAGTGCGCTGAGCCTCCTCCCTATCCTCAGGGTTTCTCCTTCcttgggtctctctctctctatctctctctctctttctctctctctcactcactcagtGTGTCTGATCTGTGCTTCTGTGGGCTCACCAGCACCTCTTTTTCTGTCCCTGCCCCTTCTACCCCCCAGATCCTTCCCACAGCCCAGCGTCTCCTGGATGAACTTCTGTCCTCCCAATCTACTGCTATCAATACTGTGTGTGGAGCCCCAGGTGAGTGAAGGATAGCGATGCTGTGGGCAGGGGGGGAGGAGCTGAAGTAAGGTTTCCTCTTCCATGCAGGGGGAGTGGGGtgcagtttccacatttgtaggTTGACAGGAGTGGGAATCAAAGGGTAAGGTAGCTGGGCCACACCCCAACTGGAAATCTTGAGGCTGGTGTCTTACCAATGACCTTGTTGTCTCCAGACCCTACTGCAGGTCCTTCAGCTTCTGATCAGAGTACCTGGTACTTGGATGAGTCTACACTCAGTGAGAACATCAAGAAGACGCTGCACAAATTCTGTGGTCCCTCCCCAGTTGTTTTCAGGTGACCCTTGCTGAAGTAGGCGGGCGGGGTGGGGAGCTTCTGAATGAGAAGGAGGGGACCTTCTGGGAATCCCATGTGAAACCTGATAACTAGACTTGGACCCTCTTGATGCCTTTTATTTTCTGTagtgaagtggggggggggaggggaggggaggaggggagcctCACTTGTGCAGGGTCCCTTAAActtggaggagaatgtgaggcctagattcaggaagacttaagtttaaatcctgcctcaggtatTTACCAGCTGTAGAGGCATGAGCAAGGCCCTTAACCTCTTACTCATCTCAGTTTCCTGTAAAGTGGAGACAATAAAAAAAGTACTGCCCGTCAcaaagagttgttgtgagaaccaaataAGGTATTTGTCAAGTACTTAGCTCAGGTCTAGCACACAGGTGTTGTTATGGTCCCTCCCccacttttgtttttattgtccTCACAACTTCATTATAAAATAGGTGGGATAGAGGTTATCTTCACTAAGGAATTTGTCCAAGATTgtcatccccccacccccccagtaCCACATTTCTGGGTCCAGGCCCCTTGGAATCATCCACCTTTGACTTTGTGCTTACTTTGATCTGCAACTCATCTTATTCTAATTTACTTCTAatttacttcttttccttttgtttccccTTCCACAGTGACGTGAACTCCATGTATTTGTCATCCACTGAGCCCCCAGCAGCTGCCGAATGGGCATGTCTCCTGCGTCCACTCCGAGGACGAGAACCTGAAGGGGTCTGGAACCTGCTGAGTATTGTTCGTGAAATGTTCAAAAGGAGAGACAGCAATGCTGCTCCACTGTTGGAGATTCTTACAGACCAGTGTCTCACCTATGAACAGGTAactattgccccccccccccattccagtGTCTCCCAGGCTCAGGTAGGCAATAGAGAGGGGTTGTTCTGAGATTGGGACcttgattttttccccattcttttctAATCccaatgtgattttattttcagttccaaattctccccacttccccccacccccatctcccattctcattgagaaggcaagaaaaacaaaacccattatcCATCTGTATAGGCATCCAAAACAAATTTGTGCATTAGTCATGctcaaaaaaaacaaagaaagaagaaaaagaatctatgtTTTCAGTCTATATACTTGAGTCCTTCACTCCTCCATCTGGAGGTGATTACCACGTTGCAGCCTGGGTCCTTtagaattgtggttggtcattgtgttgatcagagttcccaAATCTTCCACAGTTGATTAATCTTGCAATGCAAGGTAACTGTGTATGTGGTTCTCTGCTTCTGCacccttcactctgcatcagatcAGACCAGTCTCTCTGGATTCTCTGAAACTGCCCCTTGGTCATTTCTTTGCCCTTCATTGAGAGAGCTCGGGTTGCAAGTGGAGCATCCTCCCTAGGCTGGGTTCAGGGTTAGGCTCACACTCTCTGTCTCCCCTCCCAGATCACAGGCTGGTGGTACAGCGTTCGAACGTCGGCTTCCCACAGCAGTGCGAGTGGACACACGGGCCGCAGTAATGGGCAGTCAGAGGTGGCTGCTCATGCCTGTGCGAGTATGTGTGATGAGATGGTCACACTGTGGCGGCTAGCTGTGCTGGACCCCTCAATCAGCCCACAGCGGTGAGTTGTCTTGCTCCTATAGAAGACCCCCTTCCGCAAGACTCTTCATTTAGCAAGAGATCATGCCCCTGGGTTTCTTATAGGTATCTGGGGTCTAGGTCCAGGAGGCATGGGGAACCCCACTCTGCTGCCTGACCTTCGTTGCATTCCTCATCCTCAGGACCTATGATCTTTCCTATTAGTTGAAATACTGCTGGGAACCACAGAGTCTTCCCTTGGAAACTTTTCTCTGTGCTTTTCCTCCCCTCAGACCTGCCCCCACTATCCTATGGTTTCTGTCCCTACAGTCGCCGGGACCTGTGTGCTCAACTGCGCCAGTGGCATCTGAAGGTGATTGAGAACGTCAAACGGGGTCAACACAAGAAAGCCTTGGAGCGGCTCTTCCCGGGCTTCCGGCCTGCAGTGGAGGCCTGCGACTTCAGCTGGGAGGAGGCCTACCCACTGCCCGGAGTTACCTACAGTGGCTCTGACAGGAAGCTGGCTCTTTGTTGGGCCCGGAATCTTCCATCTCGGACAGGCCCTCCCCGCTGTGGGGGCTCTGACGAGGCTGGGGATCGGCCCCGGCTGCCTCCAGAGCCTTCGGTTCGACCTAAAGAGCCTGGGGCCAAGCGCAAGGGGTCGGGTGAGGGGGTTCCCCAGTCCCAGCGTGGCCCCCGCCGCCCCTCAGCTGAGGGAGGAGATAAGTCTACACATAAGCAGGGTCTAGgtggaggcaaggcaaagctccCAGGTGGAGGGTGTGGTGGTAAAGGCACAGTGAGCGGTGGGGGCAAACGTCGGCTGAGCAGTGAAGACAGCTCCCTGGAGCCTGACCTAGCTGAGATGAGCTTGGATGATGGGAGCAGCCTGGCTCTGGGGGCAGAGGCCAGCACCTTTGGGGGCTTTCCTGAGAGCCCTCCTCATGGACTTCCCCCCAGTACTCCCCTTAGTCCTCCCACTTTCCACTCTGAACCCCCTGATGCTTATGAAGAAGATGGTGGTGTTTACTTCTTAGAGGGGCCTGATCCCCCAGTTGCCCCCTCCAGCCTACCAGGATTGCTCCCTGGGGAAGGAACTCCTCAGGATGACCTCCCCTCCACAGATGAGAGTGGTGGGTGCCCCCCTAAACCCAAAGACATGGCCCCCGGAACTGGGGAAGAAGATGATGATTACCAGGTGTATTACCTGAATACCCAGGATGGGCCTGAGGGTGAGGAAGAGAAGCCTGAGGTGGGTGCTGGCGAGGAGCAGGACCTTTTTGCTGGGCTCAAGCCACTGAAACAGGAGAGCCGGATGGAGGTAAGGCACGATGCTCTTCAATGTGACTGGAGAGTGTGGAGAGGGGGGTACTCGGAAAAAACACACTTGAATTTTTAGGGTATCTTACAAAGGTTGCTGGGAGCAATTTCCTTTTTTCACAATAATACGGAATGGGGAAAGGATGATTTTATATCCAGCTAGCAGATCACATAGATTCAGGACTAAAGGAACCTTAGATGTCTTTTAATCTCACCCCGTcatttgatagatggggaaactgaggcacaaaagaGATTAAGAGATTGACCCAAAGACAAGGAAGTAGCAATTGGTGGTCAGAACTTGAACCTTAGGGACTCTGGCTGATGTTCTGCATCCCAGCTTCCTGATCCTTGGGTTGCTGACGTGCTCTCTCTCCCGCATCCTTCCCTGTTCAGGTACTTTTTGCTTGTGCTGAGGCGCTGCATGCCCATGGCTATAGCAATGAGGCCTCCCGACTCACAGTGGAGCTTGCTCAGGACCTACTGGCCAATCCACCTGACCTCAAGGTGGAGCCACCCCCTGCCAAGGTAAGATGCCCTTCCCCGTCCCTTCTATTCCCTTGAGTGAAGTGAGTCTGACATAATCATCTCCTTCTGATTTAACCTTAGGGCAAGAAGAACAAGGTATCCACAAGTCGCCAAACCTGGGTGGCCACCAACACTTTGACCAAGGCGACCTTCCTCCTCACTGTTTTGGGGGAGCGGCCCGAGCATCACAATTTGGCTTTCCGCATCGGCATGTTTGCCTTGGAGCTGCAGCGGCCTCCGGCTTCTACCAAGGCTTTGGAGGTCAGATGGCTCTCCTCTCCTTTGTAGCTTGTCAGCTTTGGGGAAGACCTTGGAAAGAAGACCCCGTGAGGTGTCTCCCCTGGGGTCCTTTGCTTGTATCGAGGCTAGGGGGCGGCATTTgatctcttcttctctcccagGTGAAGTTGGCGTACCAGGAAGCAGAGGTGGCTGCTCTGCTGAAGAAGATCCCTCTGGGAGTGAATGAGATGAACACCATGCGATGCCGGGCAGAGGAGCTTCGGGAAGGGACCTTGTGTGACTACCGGCCTGTGCTGCCCCTCATCTTGGCCAGCTTCATCTTTGATGTGCTCCGCACCCCAGGTATGGAAAGGCCTTGAGAGGCAGATGAGCCAAGATCTGACTCTTCGCACCCCTTTGAGcctctcaggtcttcctgactcgtCTTTCCTTCCACTGTTTCTCCTCTAACCCTCCCCACAGTAGTTTCTCCCACAGGTTCCCGACCTCTGAGTCGAAACTGGAACAACGAAATGCCCGGAGATGAAGAGCTGGGGTTTGAAGCGGCCGTAGCTGCCCTGGGTGAGTCTGGGTCAGTCGATGACAGTTCAGGTCCTGGGAGTCCAGCCCTCTTTCAGGAACCACTGGAGGAGCTCTCGCTCCTTTGTGAAATGGCCAGCCTGGTGAAGCCTGGGGCCCCCTTCGCAAAATCAGGGTCTATGAATGCATCAGGTACAAAGCAAAGCAATGAGACAAAATGTAGTTCCCCATTTTCTTACGAGTTCATGGAGTCTGGGCTAAGACCTCTGTGCTGTGGTGAACACAGAGGCATGGAAGACACAGTGGCTTTCCTCAAACAGTTTACACTTTAGTTGGAGAAACAAGTCATGCCCTCATGGACCATCTAGAGAATGAGTAGTCTGATGATGAGTACTCTGCCAGGGCAGAGGAGGAGCAATGGCTGGAGAGCAGTCCAGTTTAATGGCTTTTGAAGGTTACAAAATAGTGAGTTTGCACCATCTCCGTGGAGTAGGTAGAAGTAGAAGTGTTGTTAGAGAAAGCTAGGCAAGGGCAAGGGGCGAGACGTGTTCTCTGTCCACCACCTGACGTGGCTCAAGGAGGAGGTGGATGGGCACCAGCCCTGAAGGGGGGGGTGTGGGGTGTGTCTGAAGAGCCTGAGATGGTCTCTGGAAGAGGACtgtgggtgggagggaggaagggcccggaaggcaaggcaatttGAAGATTCCAGTGGTCAGCCATAAGGGTTAGTGGCCTCCCCTCCTCACAAGCAAGTCTGCAGTTCTTCATGCTGTGCTTGGGAGTCTAGTTGATTCTCCGGTGGTCCTGCCCAGCCTCTTCCCTGTCCCTTGGACCCTCTGGAGTGCGGGCTGGGCCTCACTGTGACTGACGCCTGGACCCATCACCGTACCACCTGACCCTTAGGCATGAAGACGACTGTGAGTGAAGCTGAGCACCCGCTCCTGTGTGAGGGCACGCGACGTGAGAAGGGGAACCTGGCCCTGGCGCTGATGATCATCTACAAGGACGACCAGGCCAAGCTCAAGaaggtgaggggtgggggaggggtgggtCCTAGAGGAGCCTTGACAGGCTAACCAGCtccggggtgggggggtgggggtggatagAGATGTTTGGACCTGATTGTAATGGAAGGACAGAGGGAGGCTTCCCAGGATGTGCTCCCACCTCTCCAGATCCCTTCCTTGTCATCTGTGTTCAGCCCAGGACCCACTCCTGTTTTCTCTGCTGGCCTCAGCTTTTTGAGTGGTTCCCCCACAATGTGTCCCCCCAGGGGGCTTGTCTGGGGCCGTGCAGTGGTTGAGCTGAGGAATTCCTGCAAGAAGTTGCCTTGGGCAGGAGCAGGGCCGGAGAATGTGGAACGGCAGGCAGGAGGTGGGAGAAGACCCTTTCACGGCCTTTCTCCCCTAGATCTTGGACAAGCTTCTGGACCGGGAGAGTCAGACACATAAGCCTCAGACCCTGAGTTCTTTCTACTCCTCCAGCCGCCCATCTACATCAAGCCAGAGGTCCCCGTCCAAGCATGGGGCCCCTGCCGCAGGGGGAGCCCTGCAGCCACTGCCTCCAGGCTCGGCTCCAGCTGAAGGCTTCGCAGAAAAGACTCTGCCTGGTGAGAGGTGGGGGACCTGGGCAGGGCTGGTCCAGTGGGATGAAGCCCGAGGCAGGCTCTCTTCCCCTTGACTCTATCTGATAACTTATTGTTTCCTTACCCAGAGAGCTCCCCACGTTCCCCTTGTGAGGGCCCCCCACCTGAGGCTGCCGTGGCCCCCAAACCAGAGGGGAAGGTTCCGAGCCGCTTGGCTCTCGGCAGCCGAGGAGGCTACAATGGGAGGGGCTGGGGATCCCCGGGACGGCCCAAGAAGAAGCACACAGGTATGAAAGACGGGCTTGGGCATGGCTGGGAGAAGGGTCTTGGGGTGGGATGGAGCAGGGTGGTGCCCTGGATTGAGAGGGGTTCCATGAATGAAGCATCTACTCAGGGGTCAGATGGGGGAGCTCCCATCCACTGGGTTCTCCCTTCGTTCCCGGTGGCTGGGGACTGACTGCTATCTGGGGGATTAGGCATGGCCAGCATCGACAGCAGTGCCCCTGAGACGACGTCAGACAGCTCTCCGACCCTGAGCCGAAGGCCACTGCGGGGGGGCTGGACCCCCGCCTCCTGGGGCCGGGGTCAGGACAGCGACAGCATCAGCAGCTCATCTTCCGACTCTCTGGGCTCCTCCTCCTCCAGTGGCAGTCGCCGCGCCAGTGCAAGTGGGGGTGCCCGGGCCAAGACAGCTGAGGTGGGCAGGTGAGCAGACTCCCGGGGCTGGCCTCTTCATTTTCTGGCCTGGAGCTTCCCCATCGATAATGTCTGTCATCCCAGGTGAAATCCATGCTGCCTCATGTCTCCTCTGATCCCCCTTCCTTGTTAGAGGCCTGTTGCCCTCCAGCCTCGACTTGTCCTTCCTGTTTGCCCCTCAGGTACAAGGGTCGAC from Macrotis lagotis isolate mMagLag1 chromosome 4, bilby.v1.9.chrom.fasta, whole genome shotgun sequence includes the following:
- the ZSWIM8 gene encoding zinc finger SWIM domain-containing protein 8 isoform X3, whose translation is MELMFAEWEDGERFSFEDSDRFEEDSLCSFISEAESLCQNWRGWHKQSAGPNSPTGGGGGGGGGGGRGRDGLVIPLVELSAKQVAFHIPFEVVEKVYPPVPEQLQLRIAFWSFPENEEDIRLYSCLANGSADEFQRGEQLFRMRAVKDPLQIGFHLSATVVPPQMVPPKGAYNVAVMFDRCRVTSCSCTCGAGAKWCTHVVALCLFRIHNASAVCLRAPVSESLSRLQRDQLQKFAQYLISELPQQILPTAQRLLDELLSSQSTAINTVCGAPDPTAGPSASDQSTWYLDESTLSENIKKTLHKFCGPSPVVFSDVNSMYLSSTEPPAAAEWACLLRPLRGREPEGVWNLLSIVREMFKRRDSNAAPLLEILTDQCLTYEQITGWWYSVRTSASHSSASGHTGRSNGQSEVAAHACASMCDEMVTLWRLAVLDPSISPQRRRDLCAQLRQWHLKVIENVKRGQHKKALERLFPGFRPAVEACDFSWEEAYPLPGVTYSGSDRKLALCWARNLPSRTGPPRCGGSDEAGDRPRLPPEPSVRPKEPGAKRKGSGEGVPQSQRGPRRPSAEGGDKSTHKQGLGGGKAKLPGGGCGGKGTVSGGGKRRLSSEDSSLEPDLAEMSLDDGSSLALGAEASTFGGFPESPPHGLPPSTPLSPPTFHSEPPDAYEEDGGVYFLEGPDPPVAPSSLPGLLPGEGTPQDDLPSTDESGGCPPKPKDMAPGTGEEDDDYQVYYLNTQDGPEGEEEKPEVGAGEEQDLFAGLKPLKQESRMEVLFACAEALHAHGYSNEASRLTVELAQDLLANPPDLKVEPPPAKGKKNKVSTSRQTWVATNTLTKATFLLTVLGERPEHHNLAFRIGMFALELQRPPASTKALEVKLAYQEAEVAALLKKIPLGVNEMNTMRCRAEELREGTLCDYRPVLPLILASFIFDVLRTPGSRPLSRNWNNEMPGDEELGFEAAVAALGMKTTVSEAEHPLLCEGTRREKGNLALALMIIYKDDQAKLKKILDKLLDRESQTHKPQTLSSFYSSSRPSTSSQRSPSKHGAPAAGGALQPLPPGSAPAEGFAEKTLPESSPRSPCEGPPPEAAVAPKPEGKVPSRLALGSRGGYNGRGWGSPGRPKKKHTGMASIDSSAPETTSDSSPTLSRRPLRGGWTPASWGRGQDSDSISSSSSDSLGSSSSSGSRRASASGGARAKTAEVGRYKGRRPESHAPHVPNQPSEAAAHFYFELAKTVLIKAGGNSSTSIFTHPSSSGCHQGPHRNLHLCAFEIGLYALGLHNFVSPNWLSRTYSSHVSWITGQAMEIGSAALTILVECWDGHLTPPEVASLADRASRARDSNMVRAAAELALSCLPHAHALNPNEIQRALVQCKEQDNLMLEKACMAVEEAAKGGGVYPEVLFEVAHQWFWLYEQTVGGSATPREGATGCSASGARASGEAGRALPEGRGGPGTEAVTVSAAAVTAAATVVPVISVGSGLYPGPGLGHGHSTGLHPYTTLQPHLPCNPQYLTHPGHPLPHMPRPAVFPVPSSAYPQGVHHAFLGPQYPYSVTPSSLAATAVSFPVPSMAPITVHPYHTESGLPLPTMNNVHPPSNLHQSSTYPAIQGSSMSTMSPQSSSLVSGSFPPPEEETHSQPVGTQSLHHLHAAYRVGMLALEMLGRRAPNDHPNNFSRSPPYTEDVKWLLGLAAKLGVNYVHQFCMGAAKGVLSPFVLQEIVMETLQRLNPAHAHTHLRTPAFHQLVQRCQQAYMQYIHHRLIHLTPADYDDFVSAIRGARSAFCLTPMGMMQFNDILQNLKRSKQTKELWQRVSLDMTTFSP
- the ZSWIM8 gene encoding zinc finger SWIM domain-containing protein 8 isoform X2, with amino-acid sequence MELMFAEWEDGERFSFEDSDRFEEDSLCSFISEAESLCQNWRGWHKQSAGPNSPTGGGGGGGGGGGRGRDGLVIPLVELSAKQVAFHIPFEVVEKVYPPVPEQLQLRIAFWSFPENEEDIRLYSCLANGSADEFQRGEQLFRMRAVKDPLQIGFHLSATVVPPQMVPPKGAYNVAVMFDRCRVTSCSCTCGAGAKWCTHVVALCLFRIHNASAVCLRAPVSESLSRLQRDQLQKFAQYLISELPQQILPTAQRLLDELLSSQSTAINTVCGAPDPTAGPSASDQSTWYLDESTLSENIKKTLHKFCGPSPVVFSDVNSMYLSSTEPPAAAEWACLLRPLRGREPEGVWNLLSIVREMFKRRDSNAAPLLEILTDQCLTYEQITGWWYSVRTSASHSSASGHTGRSNGQSEVAAHACASMCDEMVTLWRLAVLDPSISPQRRRDLCAQLRQWHLKVIENVKRGQHKKALERLFPGFRPAVEACDFSWEEAYPLPGVTYSGSDRKLALCWARNLPSRTGPPRCGGSDEAGDRPRLPPEPSVRPKEPGAKRKGSGEGVPQSQRGPRRPSAEGGDKSTHKQGLGGGKAKLPGGGCGGKGTVSGGGKRRLSSEDSSLEPDLAEMSLDDGSSLALGAEASTFGGFPESPPHGLPPSTPLSPPTFHSEPPDAYEEDGGVYFLEGPDPPVAPSSLPGLLPGEGTPQDDLPSTDESGGCPPKPKDMAPGTGEEDDDYQVYYLNTQDGPEGEEEKPEVGAGEEQDLFAGLKPLKQESRMEVLFACAEALHAHGYSNEASRLTVELAQDLLANPPDLKVEPPPAKGKKNKVSTSRQTWVATNTLTKATFLLTVLGERPEHHNLAFRIGMFALELQRPPASTKALEVKLAYQEAEVAALLKKIPLGVNEMNTMRCRAEELREGTLCDYRPVLPLILASFIFDVLRTPVVSPTGSRPLSRNWNNEMPGDEELGFEAAVAALGMKTTVSEAEHPLLCEGTRREKGNLALALMIIYKDDQAKLKKILDKLLDRESQTHKPQTLSSFYSSSRPSTSSQRSPSKHGAPAAGGALQPLPPGSAPAEGFAEKTLPESSPRSPCEGPPPEAAVAPKPEGKVPSRLALGSRGGYNGRGWGSPGRPKKKHTGMASIDSSAPETTSDSSPTLSRRPLRGGWTPASWGRGQDSDSISSSSSDSLGSSSSSGSRRASASGGARAKTAEVGRYKGRRPESHAPHVPNQPSEAAAHFYFELAKTVLIKAGGNSSTSIFTHPSSSGCHQGPHRNLHLCAFEIGLYALGLHNFVSPNWLSRTYSSHVSWITGQAMEIGSAALTILVECWDGHLTPPEVASLADRASRARDSNMVRAAAELALSCLPHAHALNPNEIQRALVQCKEQDNLMLEKACMAVEEAAKGGGVYPEVLFEVAHQWFWLYEQTVGGSATPREGATGCSASGARASGEAGRALPEGRGGPGTEAVTVSAAAVTAAATVVPVISVGSGLYPGPGLGHGHSTGLHPYTTLQPHLPCNPQYLTHPGHPLPHMPRPAVFPVPSSAYPQGVHHAFLGPQYPYSVTPSSLAATAVSFPVPSMAPITVHPYHTESGLPLPTMNNVHPPSNLHQSSTYPAIQGSSMSTMSPQSSSLVSGSFPPPEEETHSQPVGTQSLHHLHAAYRVGMLALEMLGRRAPNDHPNNFSRSPPYTEDVKWLLGLAAKLGDRHGDAAAVEPCSCAHPPAHPSLPSAGPTMPAGIHAVHPPPPDPPDPCRLRRLCERNPRRAQRLLPDSYGHDAVQRHPAEPQAQQADQGAVAACIA
- the ZSWIM8 gene encoding zinc finger SWIM domain-containing protein 8 isoform X1 translates to MELMFAEWEDGERFSFEDSDRFEEDSLCSFISEAESLCQNWRGWHKQSAGPNSPTGGGGGGGGGGGRGRDGLVIPLVELSAKQVAFHIPFEVVEKVYPPVPEQLQLRIAFWSFPENEEDIRLYSCLANGSADEFQRGEQLFRMRAVKDPLQIGFHLSATVVPPQMVPPKGAYNVAVMFDRCRVTSCSCTCGAGAKWCTHVVALCLFRIHNASAVCLRAPVSESLSRLQRDQLQKFAQYLISELPQQILPTAQRLLDELLSSQSTAINTVCGAPDPTAGPSASDQSTWYLDESTLSENIKKTLHKFCGPSPVVFSDVNSMYLSSTEPPAAAEWACLLRPLRGREPEGVWNLLSIVREMFKRRDSNAAPLLEILTDQCLTYEQITGWWYSVRTSASHSSASGHTGRSNGQSEVAAHACASMCDEMVTLWRLAVLDPSISPQRRRDLCAQLRQWHLKVIENVKRGQHKKALERLFPGFRPAVEACDFSWEEAYPLPGVTYSGSDRKLALCWARNLPSRTGPPRCGGSDEAGDRPRLPPEPSVRPKEPGAKRKGSGEGVPQSQRGPRRPSAEGGDKSTHKQGLGGGKAKLPGGGCGGKGTVSGGGKRRLSSEDSSLEPDLAEMSLDDGSSLALGAEASTFGGFPESPPHGLPPSTPLSPPTFHSEPPDAYEEDGGVYFLEGPDPPVAPSSLPGLLPGEGTPQDDLPSTDESGGCPPKPKDMAPGTGEEDDDYQVYYLNTQDGPEGEEEKPEVGAGEEQDLFAGLKPLKQESRMEVLFACAEALHAHGYSNEASRLTVELAQDLLANPPDLKVEPPPAKGKKNKVSTSRQTWVATNTLTKATFLLTVLGERPEHHNLAFRIGMFALELQRPPASTKALEVKLAYQEAEVAALLKKIPLGVNEMNTMRCRAEELREGTLCDYRPVLPLILASFIFDVLRTPVVSPTGSRPLSRNWNNEMPGDEELGFEAAVAALGMKTTVSEAEHPLLCEGTRREKGNLALALMIIYKDDQAKLKKILDKLLDRESQTHKPQTLSSFYSSSRPSTSSQRSPSKHGAPAAGGALQPLPPGSAPAEGFAEKTLPESSPRSPCEGPPPEAAVAPKPEGKVPSRLALGSRGGYNGRGWGSPGRPKKKHTGMASIDSSAPETTSDSSPTLSRRPLRGGWTPASWGRGQDSDSISSSSSDSLGSSSSSGSRRASASGGARAKTAEVGRYKGRRPESHAPHVPNQPSEAAAHFYFELAKTVLIKAGGNSSTSIFTHPSSSGCHQGPHRNLHLCAFEIGLYALGLHNFVSPNWLSRTYSSHVSWITGQAMEIGSAALTILVECWDGHLTPPEVASLADRASRARDSNMVRAAAELALSCLPHAHALNPNEIQRALVQCKEQDNLMLEKACMAVEEAAKGGGVYPEVLFEVAHQWFWLYEQTVGGSATPREGATGCSASGARASGEAGRALPEGRGGPGTEAVTVSAAAVTAAATVVPVISVGSGLYPGPGLGHGHSTGLHPYTTLQPHLPCNPQYLTHPGHPLPHMPRPAVFPVPSSAYPQGVHHAFLGPQYPYSVTPSSLAATAVSFPVPSMAPITVHPYHTESGLPLPTMNNVHPPSNLHQSSTYPAIQGSSMSTMSPQSSSLVSGSFPPPEEETHSQPVGTQSLHHLHAAYRVGMLALEMLGRRAPNDHPNNFSRSPPYTEDVKWLLGLAAKLGVNYVHQFCMGAAKGVLSPFVLQEIVMETLQRLNPAHAHTHLRTPAFHQLVQRCQQAYMQYIHHRLIHLTPADYDDFVSAIRGARSAFCLTPMGMMQFNDILQNLKRSKQTKELWQRVSLDMTTFSP